In Acidobacteriota bacterium, the genomic stretch AGCAGCCTGGCCGTCTCTCCCTCCAACTCCATGGTGGTCCTGGCAGCGACCTACGACGACGGAATCTTCAAGAGCGTCGACGGCGGCGTGACCTGGATGGGCTCTTCCTCGGGGCTGGATAGCCTCCAGGTGAACATCCTGACATGGCATCCGGCCTCCCCCGGCACAGTCCTTGCCGGCACCTCGGAGGGAATCTTCCGTAGCACCGATTCGGGCAACAGCTGGCAGGAGATCGGTGCCGGCCAGGTCCATCGTATGGTCAGGGCTCTGGCCTACAATCCCGGATCGCCCGACACGATCTACGCCGGAACCGGGGGATCCGGTCCCGACAACGGCATCGCCCGCAGCTTCGATGGTGGAGCAACCTGGGAAATCTTCAACCAAGGACTCCCAACCTTCACAGATCCGGGAGCCCGAAGTCTGGTCATCCACCCCGGTTCACCACCCACGATCCACGCCGCCACCGCCGGCGGCGTTTTCTCCCTCACCCAGGGCGTCGACCTCTCCCTCACCCTCACCGAATCCGCGGACCCTGCCCCCGCCGGCGGACCGAACCTGATCTACGAGGTGCAGCTGGAGAACCTCGGCCCGTCCACCGCCACGGATGTCGAGGTCACGGTGGATCTGACCCTACCCGCCGGCGTGTCGGTGCACTCGGTGAGCCCCAGCGCCGGCTCCTATGCCGGCGGCAGCTGGACGCTGCCCACCTTGTCTGCCACGAGCTCCGAAACCCTCGCCGTCGAGCTGGTGGTGGATGTCGCGACGGTGCCCGGAGGCGATGTCATCGAGGCCCAGGCCGAAGCCGCCACCGTCGCTGAGCCGCTCTTCAACCCGGGGGACGACAGCGCTCAGGAGAGCACCTCCGTGGGACCACCGCCCACCGAGCTCACCTACCTGGAGACCCACACCGACGGTGCCGGCGGCGTCGACGGGCTGGACTTCGCCAACCACGTGGCGGTGAGCCCGGACGGCGATCACGTCTATGTCGCGTCCCTGGACGACAACGCCCTCGCCGTCTTCCAGCGGGATCGGACAACGGGACTGCTGACCTTCGTCGAGGTGGTACGGGATGGAGTCAACGGCGTCGACGGCCTCGCCTTCGCCACCTCGGTGACGGTGAGCGGCGATGGCCGCTACCTCTACGCCACCAGCTCGGCGGTAGACAACGCCGTCTCGGTCTTCTCCCGGGACGCCGCCACCGGCACCCTCACCTTCCTCGAAGCCCACTACGACGGCATCGGCGGCGTCGACGGCCTGGCTGGAGCGTGGCATAGCGCCCTCAGCCCCGACGGAAGGTCGCTCTACGTTGCCGGCCAGTTCGACCACAAAGTCGCTCACTTCCAGCGCGCCCCGGCCACCGGCCTGCTCACCTTCCAGGGCGTGGTGACCGATGGCGTCGGCGGAGTGGACGGCTTGCTCTATGTCACTTCGGTGGCGGTGGATCCCACGGGCAGTCACCTCTACGCGTCGGGGAGCGTTGACGACAAGATCGCCGTCTTCGAGCGCCATCCAACGACCGGCTCGTTGACCTTCGTCGAAGCGCTGGAGGATGGCTCGGGAGGAGTGGATGGCCTCGAGGGGGTGACCTCGGTGGTGGTAAGCCGGGACGAGCAGCACGTCTACGCCGCCGGCAGCGGCGAGGACTCGGTCACCTTTTTCACCCGGGATCCTGTCACCGGCACCCTGAGCTTCGTCGAAACGCTGCGCAACCTGGTGGACGGCCCCAGCGCTCTCGACTACCCCACCACTGCGGCGCTTGATCCCATCGGCCGCTACCTCTTCGTGCCCAGTCTGTTGGGAGATTCTCTAACCCTCTGGTCGCGAGATCGCTCCAGCGGTGAGCTCGCCTTCGTCGAGGAACACGTGGACGGCGTCGATGGCATCGACGGCCTGAACGGCGCCTCCGCCGCGGCGGTGAGCCCGGACGGCCGC encodes the following:
- a CDS encoding beta-propeller fold lactonase family protein, producing the protein SSLAVSPSNSMVVLAATYDDGIFKSVDGGVTWMGSSSGLDSLQVNILTWHPASPGTVLAGTSEGIFRSTDSGNSWQEIGAGQVHRMVRALAYNPGSPDTIYAGTGGSGPDNGIARSFDGGATWEIFNQGLPTFTDPGARSLVIHPGSPPTIHAATAGGVFSLTQGVDLSLTLTESADPAPAGGPNLIYEVQLENLGPSTATDVEVTVDLTLPAGVSVHSVSPSAGSYAGGSWTLPTLSATSSETLAVELVVDVATVPGGDVIEAQAEAATVAEPLFNPGDDSAQESTSVGPPPTELTYLETHTDGAGGVDGLDFANHVAVSPDGDHVYVASLDDNALAVFQRDRTTGLLTFVEVVRDGVNGVDGLAFATSVTVSGDGRYLYATSSAVDNAVSVFSRDAATGTLTFLEAHYDGIGGVDGLAGAWHSALSPDGRSLYVAGQFDHKVAHFQRAPATGLLTFQGVVTDGVGGVDGLLYVTSVAVDPTGSHLYASGSVDDKIAVFERHPTTGSLTFVEALEDGSGGVDGLEGVTSVVVSRDEQHVYAAGSGEDSVTFFTRDPVTGTLSFVETLRNLVDGPSALDYPTTAALDPIGRYLFVPSLLGDSLTLWSRDRSSGELAFVEEHVDGVDGIDGLNGASAAAVSPDGRHVYVTAREDSAVSVFAVPSAVIFTDGFETGDATAWSRQVP